A genomic segment from Pseudomonas sp. S09G 359 encodes:
- the cyoE gene encoding heme o synthase, whose protein sequence is MATLIGARHDQALWRDYLELTKPKVVVLMLITSLVGMFLATRAGVPWAVLVFGNLGIALCAGGAAAVNHVVDRRIDAVMARTHQRPLAQGRVSPVAALVFALFLAVAGLTLLLAFTNPLAAWLTLASLLGYAVIYTGFLKRATPQNIVIGGLAGAAPPLLGWVAVTGHISAEPLLLVLIIFAWTPPHFWALAIHRKEEYAKADIPMLPVTHGEHYTKVHILLYTFALLAVSLMPYVIHMSGVLYLVCALGLGARFLQWAWVLYRGSKPHAAINTFKYSIWYLLLLFIALLVDHYLLLNL, encoded by the coding sequence ATGGCGACCTTGATCGGCGCGCGTCACGACCAGGCGCTCTGGCGTGACTACCTGGAGCTGACCAAGCCGAAAGTGGTGGTGCTGATGCTTATCACCTCGTTGGTGGGGATGTTCCTCGCGACCCGCGCGGGGGTGCCGTGGGCGGTGCTGGTGTTCGGCAACCTGGGCATTGCCCTGTGTGCCGGCGGCGCGGCGGCGGTCAATCATGTGGTGGATCGGCGCATCGATGCGGTGATGGCGCGTACCCACCAGCGGCCCCTGGCGCAAGGGCGGGTATCGCCGGTAGCAGCGTTGGTGTTTGCATTGTTTCTGGCTGTTGCGGGATTAACCCTGTTGCTGGCCTTCACCAACCCTCTGGCGGCCTGGCTGACCCTGGCTTCGCTGCTCGGCTATGCGGTGATTTATACCGGCTTTCTCAAGCGCGCGACGCCGCAGAATATCGTCATCGGCGGCCTGGCCGGGGCCGCGCCGCCGTTGCTGGGGTGGGTGGCTGTGACTGGGCATATCAGCGCCGAACCGCTGTTGCTGGTGCTGATCATCTTCGCCTGGACCCCGCCGCACTTCTGGGCGCTGGCCATTCACCGCAAGGAGGAATACGCCAAGGCCGACATCCCGATGCTGCCGGTCACCCACGGCGAGCACTACACCAAGGTGCATATCCTGCTCTACACCTTTGCCCTGCTGGCCGTGAGCCTGATGCCCTACGTGATCCACATGAGCGGCGTGCTGTACCTGGTGTGCGCATTGGGTTTGGGCGCGCGCTTTCTGCAATGGGCCTGGGTGCTGTACCGTGGCAGCAAGCCGCACGCGGCGATCAACACCTTCAAGTACTCTATCTGGTACTTGCTGCTGCTGTTTATCGCCCTGCTCGTAGACCACTACTTACTGTTGAACCTATGA
- a CDS encoding SCO family protein, which yields MTRTQKTVFILVAIVALIMGLTVNKVLSGKGQGDPTALIDAGIILLPQSRQLPPVSMTDQNGQPVVVNELKGKWSLLFFGYTFCPDICPTTLAQLRQIKSELPKDAVDKLQVILVSVDPHRDTPTQLKQYLGYFDPQFRGLTGANVDDVQKVSNAVSIPFIPADTSKPNYTVDHSGNLALIGPDGTQRGFIRAPLNNQKLVAQLPGLLQRQ from the coding sequence ATGACCCGAACTCAAAAAACCGTGTTTATCCTGGTGGCCATTGTCGCGTTGATCATGGGCCTGACCGTCAACAAAGTGTTGAGTGGCAAAGGCCAGGGCGACCCCACCGCGCTGATCGACGCCGGCATTATCCTGCTGCCGCAAAGCCGCCAGCTGCCGCCGGTAAGCATGACCGACCAGAACGGCCAGCCCGTTGTCGTCAACGAGTTGAAAGGCAAGTGGAGCCTGCTGTTCTTCGGCTACACCTTCTGCCCGGATATCTGCCCCACCACCCTCGCCCAGTTGCGCCAGATCAAGAGCGAGCTGCCCAAAGACGCGGTGGATAAGTTGCAGGTGATTCTGGTCAGCGTCGACCCGCACCGCGACACGCCGACCCAGCTCAAGCAATACCTGGGCTATTTCGACCCGCAATTCCGCGGCCTTACCGGCGCGAATGTGGATGATGTGCAAAAGGTTTCGAATGCGGTGAGCATCCCGTTCATTCCGGCCGATACCAGCAAGCCCAACTACACCGTGGACCACAGCGGCAACCTCGCGCTGATCGGCCCGGATGGCACGCAGCGTGGGTTTATTCGTGCGCCGCTGAACAACCAGAAGCTGGTGGCGCAGTTGCCGGGGTTGCTGCAGCGTCAGTAA
- a CDS encoding Bro-N domain-containing protein, translated as MQTLTPDPPITPEVFTRHHHQLHAVLIDSQPWFSAADIGHLMGLHLNPALLRKLDPDQQHTLPLITHGHCAPTLMISESGVYAMFIYHYYPENRCLRQWLTHEVVPALR; from the coding sequence ATGCAAACACTTACCCCTGACCCACCCATCACCCCCGAAGTCTTCACCCGTCACCATCACCAGTTGCACGCCGTGCTGATCGACAGCCAGCCCTGGTTCAGCGCTGCTGACATCGGCCACCTGATGGGCTTGCACCTCAACCCGGCACTACTGCGCAAGCTTGATCCTGATCAACAACACACCCTGCCCCTGATCACTCACGGCCACTGTGCGCCGACGTTAATGATCAGTGAGTCTGGTGTTTACGCAATGTTCATCTACCACTACTACCCGGAAAACCGCTGCCTGCGTCAGTGGCTGACCCATGAAGTGGTACCGGCTTTGCGCTGA
- a CDS encoding MetQ/NlpA family ABC transporter substrate-binding protein, with the protein MKKLLVAFAAVAAFSVHAETITVAASPVPHAEILEFVKPALAKEGVDLQVKVFTDYVQPNVQVAEKRLDANFFQHQPYLDEFNKAKGTHLVSVGAVHLEPLGAYSSKYKKLDELPSGANVVIPNDATNGGRALLLLAKHNLITLKDPTNILSTIKDISANPKNLKFRELEAATLPRVLTQVDLALINTNYALEAKLDPSKDALVIEGNDSPYVNILVTREDNKDSDAVKKLVAALHTPEVKAFILEKYKGAILPAF; encoded by the coding sequence ATGAAAAAACTACTGGTTGCTTTCGCCGCTGTTGCCGCATTTTCCGTCCACGCCGAAACCATCACGGTTGCCGCGTCGCCGGTGCCCCACGCGGAAATCCTCGAATTCGTGAAGCCTGCACTCGCCAAAGAAGGCGTGGACCTGCAGGTCAAAGTCTTCACCGACTACGTGCAGCCGAACGTTCAAGTGGCAGAAAAGCGCCTGGACGCCAACTTCTTCCAGCACCAGCCGTACCTGGATGAGTTCAACAAAGCCAAGGGCACTCACCTGGTGAGCGTCGGCGCGGTGCACCTGGAACCCCTGGGCGCTTACTCCAGCAAGTACAAGAAGCTGGACGAGCTGCCAAGCGGCGCCAACGTAGTGATCCCGAACGACGCCACCAACGGCGGCCGTGCGCTGTTGCTGCTGGCCAAGCACAACCTGATCACCCTGAAGGACCCGACCAACATCCTGTCGACCATCAAGGACATCAGCGCCAACCCGAAAAACCTGAAATTCCGTGAACTGGAAGCCGCCACCCTGCCGCGCGTGCTGACCCAGGTCGACCTGGCGCTGATCAACACCAACTACGCCCTGGAAGCCAAGCTGGACCCCTCCAAGGACGCACTGGTGATCGAAGGCAACGACTCGCCTTACGTGAACATCCTGGTGACCCGTGAAGACAACAAGGATTCGGACGCGGTGAAGAAGCTGGTAGCAGCCCTGCACACCCCGGAAGTGAAAGCCTTCATCCTCGAGAAGTACAAAGGCGCGATTCTGCCGGCGTTCTGA
- a CDS encoding methionine ABC transporter permease, with protein METLLSFFANIDWSEIWLATGDTMTMLFGSLFFTVVLGLPLGVLLFLTSPRQLFEQKGLYALLSLIVNILRSLPFIILLIVMIPFTVLITGTSLGVAGAIPPLVVGATPFFARLVETALREVDRGIIEATQSMGASTRQIIINALLPEARPGIFAAITVTAITLVSYTAMAGVVGAGGLGDLAIRFGYQRFQTDVMVVTVVMLLILVQILQTVGDKLVVHFSRK; from the coding sequence ATGGAAACCCTGTTGAGTTTCTTCGCCAATATTGACTGGTCCGAAATCTGGCTGGCCACCGGCGACACCATGACCATGCTGTTCGGCTCGCTGTTTTTCACCGTGGTGCTGGGCCTGCCGTTGGGCGTGTTGCTGTTCCTGACCAGCCCGCGCCAGTTGTTTGAACAAAAAGGCCTGTACGCGCTGCTGTCGCTGATCGTGAACATCCTGCGTTCGCTGCCGTTCATCATCCTGTTGATCGTGATGATCCCGTTCACCGTACTCATCACCGGCACCTCGCTGGGTGTAGCGGGCGCGATCCCGCCACTGGTGGTGGGTGCGACGCCGTTCTTTGCGCGCCTGGTGGAAACCGCCTTGCGTGAAGTGGACCGCGGCATCATCGAGGCCACACAGTCCATGGGCGCCAGCACGCGTCAGATCATCATCAACGCGCTGCTGCCCGAAGCACGCCCCGGCATTTTCGCGGCGATTACGGTGACGGCGATTACACTGGTTTCCTACACGGCCATGGCCGGTGTGGTGGGTGCCGGTGGCCTGGGTGACCTGGCGATCCGCTTCGGCTACCAGCGTTTCCAGACCGATGTGATGGTGGTCACCGTGGTGATGCTGTTGATCCTGGTGCAAATTCTGCAAACCGTCGGCGACAAGCTGGTGGTGCACTTTTCTCGAAAATAA